Genomic segment of Sodaliphilus pleomorphus:
GGCCGGCGGTGAGCAACCATCTCATAGATGCAAAAGGCCGCCGCTCCCCCATCAAGTGGATATATAGGGATAAGGTTGAGCACAAACAATCCTATGGAGAAAGATGCCAGAGTGGTGAGAAACGGGTGGGCGTGCATGCTGCTGAGCACACACACGCGGTAGCTGTCGTGAGAAAACGGAATCGTGTACCGGGCTTTAAGCCCCATCGCACCAGCCATGCTATAGACCACACCCTTAACCTGGTTGATGACCATGTCGGCAATGAGCCTTGCCGACTGACGGGCGGTTATGGTCACATGCACAACGGGTTGTTGCGAGCCGGCTTTGGACTGGTAAACCATGAAATAGGCATTAGGGTCGCGGCGGCTACTCTTATAGACACTTTTCAAAGAAGCAGGGATGGATATGTCGAGAGTGTCGGTGTGATTTCTCAATACTGTTACTGTTTTGGCGTTGAGCATCTCATTGATCTCATCGTCGGTGAGATAATGCAGTGGGCGGTTGTCGGCCCTGAGGGGAATGTCGCCATTTCTAAAACCTGCAAGTTGAGCAAGCGAGCTGAAGTACATCCCGTCGCGGTTGGCAACATAGGGAGTAATTTCATAATCGGTGGTGAAAACGATTGCAGCCAGAATCGCAACAGCAGTGAGCAGATTGAAGGAAACTCCTGCTATGGCAATGAGCAACCTTGCCCAAGCAGGCTTGTTGCTATAATACCAACTGCGGCCGGGCGGTGTAACCATAATCTTGTTGCCTTGCTCATCGACATGCTCATAGGGCAACGGCTGATCCTCATAGACGGTGACCCCACCAAGGGGGAGCCAACCAATGGCATACTCGGTGTCGCGCCACGACGGTCGGCCGTCGGGGCGGGGATTGGGCTTAATCGAAAAAATCTTGCCAAAAAAAATTTGTATCTTGCTCACCCTGCACCCCAAAGCACGAGCCACCACATAGTGCCCGATTTCATGAACGAGCACAACAATGGTCAATATCAGCAGGATGAAGAGTATTCTCATATCGAAAAAAAACAATCAGCATTTCACCTAAGCACAAAGTCAACCCCTGTCATGAAATTGTGGCAGAAGTTGGCTTTTAGTTCGGTCGATTCATTCACCGCGATGTGTGTGACCACAACCGTAAACGCGCATGAGTACAGAGTGGGCTTAGTTTCCCATCTCACTTATAAACTTGATGCGCACAAGGCGTATCTCCTCTTCGGTATAGTCGGGGCCGAGTTCTTTCTCGGCTATCGAGATTTTGTCGGTATCACTTTCTTTGAAATAGTCAAAGATATCCCACATGTGATCTTCGTCCATGTTCTCCTCAAGATAGTAGTCGATGTTGATCTTGGTGCCAGAATATACAATCGACTCAATTTCATCCAGCAGTTCGTCAAAATCCAACCCTTTGGCTTGAGCAAGTGCATCGAGGTCGGTCTTGCGGTCAATGTTCTGAATGATGTCGATCTTGAAGCGGCTCTTGTTGGGCACCGTGCGAACCCTCAGATCCTCGGGGCGCTCAATCTCGTTCTCGTCGACATACTTCTTGATGACTTCAACAAACTCCTTGCCATAGCGCTTTGCCTTGCCTTGCCCCACGCCAGGAATGGTTTGCAACTCTTCAAGCGTCACAGGATAGGTCGTCGACATGGCTTCGAGCGACGGGTCTTGGAATATCACATAGGGCGGCAGCTCGTTTTGCCGGGCGATTTTCTTGCGCAAATCGCGAAGGATGCTATATAGTTCCTGGTCGAGAGCACCTGCCGCGCCACTGTGCATCTCGACTTCGCTGGTGTCGCTGAAATCACGGTCCTCGACCATGGTGAACGGTGTGGGATGCTGCAAGAATTTTCTTCCCTGGTCGGTGATTTTGAGCAAACCGTAGTTCTCGATATCGCGAACCACATATCCAGCAATCACTGCTTGATTGATAATAGCATTGAGAAACTTGGCATCGTGCTGCTTCTCGCACCCGAACTCTTCGATTTTGTCGTGCTGATACGACTTAATCTCGGTGGTGGGTTCACCAAGCATGACCTTGATAACATAATTGGCCTTGAACTTTTCCCTAAGCGCCAAGATTGTTTCGATCAAAGCGCACAGCTCGTCGGTAGCCTCGATGCGCTTGCGTGGATGCAGGCAGTTGTCGCAGTTGCCGCAATTATCCTCGGTATACTCCTCGCCGAAATAATGCAGCAACGACTTGCGACGGCACACCGACGACTCGGCATAGGCCGCAGTTTCCTGAAGAAGCTGCTTGCCTATTTCCTGCTCATTAACAGGCTTGCCCTGCATGAACTTCTGCAACTTGATCAAGTCCTTCTGGGCATAGAAGGTGATGCATTGTCCCTCTCCACCGTCGCGGCCAGCACGGCCAGTCTCCTGGTAATACCCCTCAAGACTCTTGGGAATGTCGTAGTGTATCACAAATCTCACGTCGGGCTTGTCGATACCCATGCCAAAGGCAATAGTGGCCACGATCACGTCGATTTCGTCTTTCAGGAAGGCGTCTTGGGTGGCACTTCGCGTGGCACTATCCATGCCTGCATGATAGGGTTTGGCTTTTATATTGTTGACCTGCAACGTTTTGGCCAAGTCTTCAACCTCTTTGCGACTCAGGCAGTAGATGATGCCCGATTTACCTTCCATCGACTTGATATAGCGTATGATTTCCTTGTCGACATCGGCCATCTTGGGACGCACCTCGTAGTAAAGGTTGGGGCGGTTGAACGATGACTTGAAAACCTGCGCGTTCTGTATATCAAGGTTCTTCATGATGTCGTGCTGAACCTTGGGCGTGGCTGTTGCAGTCAAAGCAATGACAGGACGACGACAAATCTCATTGATGATGGGCCTGATGCGACGGTACTCAGGGCGGAAGTCGTGTCCCCATTCCGAAATGCAATGGGCCTCGTCGATAGCATAGAACGATATCTTCACACCCTTGAGAAACTCGATATTTTCTTCTTTGGTGAGCGACTCGGGCGCCACATAGAGCAATTTGGTCTTGCCTGCGAGGATATCCTCTTTCACCCTGTTGATTTCCATCTTGTTGAGCGACGAGTTCAAGAAGTGAGCAATCCCGTCGTCTTCACTGTGCATGCGCATTGCATCGACCTGGTTCTTCATCAAGGCGATGAGCGGCGAGATAACGATGGCCGTGCCCTCCATTAGCAATGACGGCAATTGGTAGCACAACGACTTACCCCCTCCCGTAGGCATAAGCACGAAAGTGTCGTTCTCGTTCAGGAGATTTAAGATAATCTCTTCCTGGTTGCCCTTGAAAGTATCAAAACCGAAGTATCTTTTCAGTACTGTCGTAATTTTTTTCTTGTCAGTCATTGATATGTAAGTTAACAGGTATCGTATTTAGACACAAATATAATAAAATAGAATGAAACACACAAATTTTGTTTCATTCTATAAAAAGTAATTATAAAAGATAGAATACAGGAATAAATCAGCTCGCGTCTTTCAAGTATTCTAAGCTGGATTTCTCGAGTTCTTGCTTGGCATAGTCGAGTGTAACTGTGAATTTTTTCTTTCGCGATGACGGGGCCTTGTACATGGCGTCGATCATGATGGTCTCAAATATCGACCGAAGTCCCCGTGCCCCCAGCTTGTACTCGATGGCCTTGTCGACGACATATTCCAGCACCTCGCGAGGCACCTGCAGGTCGATACCGTCCATGGCAAACAGCTTTTGATACTGCTTGACAATAGCGTTTTTGGGCTCGGTGAGAATGCGCAGCAGCGCATCGCGGTCGAGTGGCTCAAGGTTGGTGAGAATGGGCAATCGGCCTATGATTTCAGGAATCAGGCCATAGGATCTCAAGTCTTGAGGTGCCACAAAATGCAGCAGCTTCTCTTGCTCGACACGCCTCACCTTGCTGTTGGCGCCATAGCCCACAACATGGGTGTTGAGGCGCTGGGCAATCTTGCGCTCTATGCCCTCAAAGGCTCCGCCGCATATAAACAAAATGTTCTTGGTGTCGACGGGGATCATTTTCTGCTCTGGATGCTTGCGGCCGCCTTGAGGGGGCACGTTCACAATCGAACCCTCGAGCAGCTTGAGCAAGCCCTGCTGCACGCCCTCGCCGCTCACGTCGCGGGTGATCGACGGGTTGTCGCCCTTGCGGGCGATTTTGTCGATTTCGTCGATAAAGACGATGCCTCGCTCGGCCTCTTTCACATTGTAGTCACAAGCCTGAAGCAGCCTTGTGAGGAGCGACTCGATATCCTCGCCCACATAGCCCGCCTGCGTGAGCACTGTGGCATCGACAATAGCGAAAGGCACTTTCAAGAGCTTGGCAATTGTCCTGGCCAGCAGTGTCTTTCCTGTGCCGGTGGGGCCTACCATGATGATGTTGGACTTTTCGATTTCTACATCATCGTCGGTTTTCTTCTGCACAAGACGCTTGTAGTGGTTGTAGACGGCAACCGAGAGGTACTTCTTGGCCTCGTCCTGCCCTATCACATACTCGTCAAGATATTCCTTTATCTGCTCGGGTTTAGGCAATGAGCTGATATCCAGCTCAGGCACCGACGCCTCGGCCATCTTGCCCAGATACTCCTTGGCAAGCTCGTTGGCACGCTCGGCACACTCGTTGCATATGCATCCGTTAAGGCCGGGCATGAGCAGTTGCACCTCACGCTCGCTGCGGCCGCAGATGCTGCACCTCATAGTTTCTTTTTTCGCCATGCTTACTTTGCCTTTTCAAGAACCTTGTCGATCATGCCATACTTCAATGCCTCGTCCGACGTCATCCAGTAGTCGCGGTCGCTGTCGGCATACACCTTGTCATAAGGCTGCCCCGAGTGCTCGCTGATGATGGTGTACAGCTCCTTCTTGAGCTTAAGGATTTCGCGCGAGGTGATTTCAATGTCCGAGGCCTGGCCTTGAATGCCGCCCATGGGCTGATGTATCATCACGCGAGAGTGCTTGAGAGCAAAGCGCTTGCCCTTCTGGCCTGCAACCAACAGCACTGCAGCCATCGATGCTGCCATGCCGGTGCAAATGGTCGACACATCGCTTTGAATATATTGCATGGTGTCGTATATGCCCAGTCCGGCATAGACCGATCCGCCAGGAGAATTCACATAGATCGAGACATCCTTGCCCGGGTCGGCCGAGTCGAGATAAAGCAGCTGGGCTTGAATCACATTGGCTGTATAGTCGTCGACTTGGGTGCCTAAGAATATGATGCGGTCCATCATGAGGCGTGAAAACACATCCATCTGAGCCACATTGAGCTTGCGCTCCTCGATGATTGTGGGACTGATATAACTGTCGCTCACTTGACTTGTGTACTCGTCGAGTGCAAGACCGTTCATTCCAAGATGATGAACGGCATAATTTCTGAAATCGTTGTTCATTGTTAAAACCATTTTGAATAAATGAGAATTGGCAATAATTGTGCCAAAATACGAGCAAGAGAGCGGCATCGACTACAATGACCGCTCTCTGTGCTGTTTAATATATGCTTATCGCTCAGCTGGTGAAGTGACAAGATTTATTTCTTGTCGGCCTCAAAGAGCTTGTTGAACTCTTCGGCAGTGACATTCTTCTCGTCGATGCCCACAGCATTCTTTACGGCAGCAAACACTTTGTCCTCCATAGCGCGGTTGGTGATGTCGTTGCTGTATTCAGGCTTCTCAAGCAGCTGATGAGCATACTTGTCGATGACATCGTCGGGGAGGTTGCCCATGCCATATTGAGCAAACTGCTGTGCGGCATAGAAGCGTGCAAGGCGCAGCTTGTCTTCGTTCTCCACCTTCACATCATAGTTGCGAGCCACTTTCTCCTTGATGAGCTGCCACTCAAGCTGCTTCTTGGCAGTGGGCCACTCTTCTTCAATCTTCTTCTCGTCGGCGTCCTTGTTTTGCGCAAGCAGGAAGCGTTTCAAGAAAGCCTCGGGCAACTCAAGCTCGCCCACTTTCTTGCGCAACACGCGCTCGGCATCAAGAGTGAAGCGATAGTTGCTGTCGTTTTTCAACTGATTGGCAATCATCTCTTTCACCTTCTCGGTATACTCTTTTTCATCTTTGGCTACGTCCTTGCCCAGAACGTTGTCGAAGAATTCCTGATTCATCTCGGCAAGCTCATCGACGAGAATCTCGGTGATTGTGAACTTGAAGTCGCTCTTCACCTCGGCGTCTTTGGTGTCGAGGTTGAGCGTAGCGGCCAGCTCGTTCACGTTACCATCAACGGCTTTGTAGGGATTGTAGACAACCTCCTCGCCCACTTTCTTGCCCACAAATTTCTTCTTTTCTTCCTCATCCTTAAAGTAGCGAGGCGAGACAACGGCTTTTTCAACCTTGATGCCATCTTCTTTCACGGTGCCGTCGGGATTGAGCTCGGCCAGCGAGCCTCTTAACACCGACTCCTCGTTGGACACCTCACCAGGCACTTGCTTGCCGAAGCGCTTGCGATAGGCCTCGTTCTGCTTGTCGAGCATGTCCTGGCTCACCTCGATGTTATAGTAGGGAATCTTAACACGCTTGTCGAGTTTCAATTCAAATTCCGGAGCCAGGCCGAGATCAAACTTGAAAGAAAACTCCTTGTCTTTTTTCAAGTCAACCTTGGTGTCGTTGCTCACCATGGGCTCACCCAGGATATCGATCTTGTTGCTCACGATGTAGTCGGTGAGAGCTTTGCTCAACTTTTTATCTATAACGTTGGCCATCACCTGGTCTCCGTAGAATTTCTTCAGCATGCCAAAGGGAACATGGCCCAGGCGGAAACCCTTGATAGGACGAGTGCGCCCAATTTCGTTCAGTTCCTTTTTAACGTCGTTTTGATAGTCATCTTCAGTAAATGATATTGTGAGCGTTGCGTTCACATTATCAATTTTGTCAAGTGTTACGTTCATCTTTTGTGATAAAGTATTATTGTAATTTATGTATTATTCTATAATTAAGCACATTCGGCTTTAGCAAGTGCAAAATTACATTTAATCTATTCTTTTAACAAATTTCATTCCAAATTTTTTGTTATTTTATGGTTTCAGGGGCGGCAACGGATTCCATAAGCAAGTGCAAAGTTACGCTATTTTTTCTTCAATCATGTCTTTGGGCTTGCGAAATCTCTTTCTTGGCCTGTTGTTTATTTTTTCGATGATGCTCTTGACATATAGCCTTGAAATACCCCTAAAGTCCGTCTTCTTCGGAATATATTGCCTGATGAGCCCGTTCATGTTCTCGAAGGATCCCTTCTCCCACGAGCAGTACGGATGTGCGAAATAAACTTTCGTGTTAAGTTCCCTCGCAATGATTTCGTGTGCGGCAAACTCCGGCCCGTTGTCTGTCGTTATCGACCTTACAGGCAGACCGCTCTCCCGTATGAGCCGTACCACGGCATATGCCAGTGGAACGGCCTGCTTTCCCGTATCGAGTTTCTCCATGAGCATAAAGCAGCTCTTCCTCTCCACCAGAGTAACGATGGCACCTATGCCTTCCTTTCCGACGATGGTGTCCATCTCCCAGTCTCCTATGGTCTGTCCATAGTCCGTTTCCGGTCTTTTGTCAATGGAGAGCCGGTTGGGGATATGCGTCTTGGTGGTAAGCAAGGACTTTTGCCTTGGTCTGCCTCCATGCCTGAGGTGCTTTCGGATGTTGTCCCCGTAATGTGGGGAAAGGGCCGCTATCCAGTTGTATATGGTTGACTTGGACACCGTGATGCCCTCTTTCTTGCCAAGCCATCCGGCGACTTCCTCCGGCGACCACGGAGGCCGAGCCTGTCGACAAACTCATCAGCTATAAAGACACCCAGTAGCTCCTCAAGGTCGGTAACCACTACTATGCCTTCAATCAGGGCCCGATGGGGCCGGGCTATATCCCTGCTAACCTGCAAGGTCAGAAAGCCATGATGCAGGCCGACGGTAAGAACTTCAAACAGGAGGCTGTGGCGCTCGTGCTGCCGCAGTCTACGGCGCAGGATAATGTGGCCTCAGCGGCTGTCAGCGTCATGTGGGACGGTACCACGGCACATATCATCCGCCGGAATAGCATCAGTGGGGCTCCTAAGGAACACTTCTCGTTCGATCTGCCTACCACCGAGCAGCTCACCAATGAATATGCTGACCAGATGGGTCATTCCTTCTTCCGCTATGGCGATGACTGGACGAAGAAAGAAAAACGGTCACTGGAAGAGACTATCAGTAAACAAAAAGAGCAGCAAAAGGACATCTTCAAGGATGAGGTGAACGACTTCCTTGGTGAGGATCCGCTGTCTGTGGATAGCTTCTCCATCGGTACCTTAGGTATCAATGAGCCGTATGCCCCCATGCACTATATGGTGGCTTACAGCCAGAACGGTCTGGTGAAGAAAGCAGGGCCCAACCTTATTCTCGCCATCGGCAAGCTGATAGGCGACCAGCTGAAGATAGAAGGCCGTGACCGCAAGCGCACCGTTGATGTGGTACGCACGGCACCTGTCACCTATAGCTATCAGCTTAACGTCCAGCTGCCTCAGGGCTATAAGGTGTCTAAGGATGCCCTCGCCGCGCTGAACACCTCGGTTAGCAACGCTGCTGGGCGCTTCGTCTCACGCGCGTCGGCATCGGGTGACATCATTGTCATCAAGGTGGAGAAGGTATACAACCACTGTGTAGAGCCTGTGGCCAACTGGCAGCAGCTGCTCAGCATTGTCGATGCCGCCTATAACTTCACACAGAAGCAGATTGTGGTGAAGCGATAGGGAAGGGACGTCTTTCCGAATTTTAACAAGAAGCGGGCAGCTTGCTTACTCTACGGCAAGCTGCTCGCTTTTGTCTTTAAGGAATGTGAATCCTGGAGCAGTTCGTGTGCGTGTGACCTTATCTGGCTAAGAAACAGCAGAAGCTGACAGAAGCTATTTGTCCGTCGGGCAAGCTTGGGGATTTTGTGTCACCCGTTCTATCTTTCTTGTCCGGACCACGAGCGGTACTATCTCCACAAAGACGTTGCTTGTGCTCAGGCCCATTGCCTTAGGAGCGCTTTGCTTGAGATGGTGCACAAGATTATATATGGTCATGATGAAACGTGCCTTGGGGGTGAACACGTTGAACTCAGCATATACTCGCTTGATAAATACAAAGATGAAGTTACCCGCCACATGATGGCGGCGCAAGGAGTCGTAGCCGCTCTCAAGTGCAAACTTGCCATTTCCAACCTGGTCCTCAATGACCTGTCGGAGATAGAGGTTGACATAGGGTTGCACGCGGAAGCCTAAGTGGAGATTGATACGGTAGAGAGTGCCCGGTATCAGTTCGTAGAAGTCATAGCTGCGCTCATTGGGCGTGTCTTCGTAATCGGTATGCAGTAAGATATAGTGGTCGGCACGCATGGGATGCTTGTTGATGATGGAGTAGAGCACCTTCTGCTCCACATCGTATTTACCACAGAACCGGCTCATATACACGATGTTGGTGGCAAACTTGGAAATAGAGCTATCGGACTTGATATCCGACAGCACATCATAGTACTTTCTGATGTCGCGACGTTCCACAAAGGTGTTTCTAATCTTGTCGACGTTGAACCACACGTACATCACCAGACAGATGGTTCCGGCCAGTAGCATGGTTACCCAGCCGCCGTGCATGAACTTAGCTAAGTTGGCAACAAAGAAAATGCCCTCTAAGACTACAAAGAAGCCGATGACAGGAATCACCATGCTCCACGGCATTTTGTTTTGTTTAAGATAGCAGCCTAATAGTAAGGTTGTCATCAGCATCGTCACCGTGATAGCCAGTCCGTAGGCTGCTTCCATATTGCTGGAAGTCTGGAAAAACAGGATGACTATGATGCACAGCACGTAAAGGCTGATATTGATAAACGGTATGTACAACTGTCCTTTGATATCGGTAGGATACTTGATGTGCTGCCGCGGCCAGAAATGGAGGTTCATCGCCTCACTAAAGATAGTAAACGACCCGCTGATCAATGCCTGACTGGCCACGATAGCCGCAATTGTAGCCATTGTGATACCCACGGGTAGGAAAGCATGCGGCATAATGGCATAGAAAGGATTCGTGCCGGGAGCAAACTGTCCGGCATGGGCGATGATCCACGCACCCTGACCGAGATAGTTGCAGATGAGCATAGTCTTGACAAAGGCCCAGCTCACTCGGATGTTATGCTTGCCACAATGCCCCAAATCGGAATAGAGTGCCTCGGCACCGGTCGTACAGAGAAACACGGCACCCAGAATGAGAAACCACTCCGGGCTGGTGGCTAAGAGGTGTACGGCATACCAAGGATTGAAAGCCTTGAGTATCACCCAGCTGTCACTCACATGCGTAAGTCCCAATATGCCAATCATAGAGAACCATAACAACATCAATGGTCCGAAAAGCTTGCCAATGGCACTGGTACCATACTGCTGGATGAAGAACAGCACCGTGAGGATGGCTATGGCAATAGGGATGACAGGTGTGGAAGGCTCGTAAGTGCGCAGACCCTCTATGGCTGAAAGGACCGTGATGGATGGCGTAATCACTCCGTCGGCAACGAGGGTGCTCGCCCCGATGATGGCAAGGAGATAGAGCCATGCACTGCCATGCTTCCTCACCAAGGCATAGAGTGCCAGGATGCCACCCTCTCCGTTGTTGTCTGCTCGCAGTGCCAGTACAACGTATTTTAATGTTGTCTGGAAAGTGAGTGTCCAGATGATACACGACACCGCGCCTATAATGTAGTCGGAAGTCACAGCGGAGGTGGCACCGACTATTGCTCTCATCACATAGAGTGGTGACGTTCCTATGTCGCCATAAACGATGCCTAAAGTCACTAACAATCCCATCACACTGAGTCGATGGGACGTCTTTCCCGAAGAAACTATCTTTGAAGTCATAAATATTATCCTAGAAATGGGTGCAAAATTACTAAAAGCATGCTAGATTGCTTTACATTACACAATATTATTTAGAATAATTAACCCAGCTTCAAGACGCGGCGGATTCCATAAGCAAGTGCAAAGTTACGCTATTTTTTCTTCAATCATGTCTTTGGGCTTGCGAAATCCGTTTTTCTTTCTTGGCCTGTTGTTTAATTTTTCGATGATGCTCTTGACATATAGCCTTGAAATACCCCTAAAGTCCGTCTTCTTCGGAATATATTGCCTGATGAGCCCGTTCATGT
This window contains:
- a CDS encoding M50 family metallopeptidase; translation: MRILFILLILTIVVLVHEIGHYVVARALGCRVSKIQIFFGKIFSIKPNPRPDGRPSWRDTEYAIGWLPLGGVTVYEDQPLPYEHVDEQGNKIMVTPPGRSWYYSNKPAWARLLIAIAGVSFNLLTAVAILAAIVFTTDYEITPYVANRDGMYFSSLAQLAGFRNGDIPLRADNRPLHYLTDDEINEMLNAKTVTVLRNHTDTLDISIPASLKSVYKSSRRDPNAYFMVYQSKAGSQQPVVHVTITARQSARLIADMVINQVKGVVYSMAGAMGLKARYTIPFSHDSYRVCVLSSMHAHPFLTTLASFSIGLFVLNLIPIYPLDGGAAAFCIYEMVAHRRPSRRFQNIVGMIGTIVIIIIFWILPLIV
- the recQ gene encoding DNA helicase RecQ; amino-acid sequence: MTDKKKITTVLKRYFGFDTFKGNQEEIILNLLNENDTFVLMPTGGGKSLCYQLPSLLMEGTAIVISPLIALMKNQVDAMRMHSEDDGIAHFLNSSLNKMEINRVKEDILAGKTKLLYVAPESLTKEENIEFLKGVKISFYAIDEAHCISEWGHDFRPEYRRIRPIINEICRRPVIALTATATPKVQHDIMKNLDIQNAQVFKSSFNRPNLYYEVRPKMADVDKEIIRYIKSMEGKSGIIYCLSRKEVEDLAKTLQVNNIKAKPYHAGMDSATRSATQDAFLKDEIDVIVATIAFGMGIDKPDVRFVIHYDIPKSLEGYYQETGRAGRDGGEGQCITFYAQKDLIKLQKFMQGKPVNEQEIGKQLLQETAAYAESSVCRRKSLLHYFGEEYTEDNCGNCDNCLHPRKRIEATDELCALIETILALREKFKANYVIKVMLGEPTTEIKSYQHDKIEEFGCEKQHDAKFLNAIINQAVIAGYVVRDIENYGLLKITDQGRKFLQHPTPFTMVEDRDFSDTSEVEMHSGAAGALDQELYSILRDLRKKIARQNELPPYVIFQDPSLEAMSTTYPVTLEELQTIPGVGQGKAKRYGKEFVEVIKKYVDENEIERPEDLRVRTVPNKSRFKIDIIQNIDRKTDLDALAQAKGLDFDELLDEIESIVYSGTKINIDYYLEENMDEDHMWDIFDYFKESDTDKISIAEKELGPDYTEEEIRLVRIKFISEMGN
- the clpX gene encoding ATP-dependent Clp protease ATP-binding subunit ClpX; the protein is MAKKETMRCSICGRSEREVQLLMPGLNGCICNECAERANELAKEYLGKMAEASVPELDISSLPKPEQIKEYLDEYVIGQDEAKKYLSVAVYNHYKRLVQKKTDDDVEIEKSNIIMVGPTGTGKTLLARTIAKLLKVPFAIVDATVLTQAGYVGEDIESLLTRLLQACDYNVKEAERGIVFIDEIDKIARKGDNPSITRDVSGEGVQQGLLKLLEGSIVNVPPQGGRKHPEQKMIPVDTKNILFICGGAFEGIERKIAQRLNTHVVGYGANSKVRRVEQEKLLHFVAPQDLRSYGLIPEIIGRLPILTNLEPLDRDALLRILTEPKNAIVKQYQKLFAMDGIDLQVPREVLEYVVDKAIEYKLGARGLRSIFETIMIDAMYKAPSSRKKKFTVTLDYAKQELEKSSLEYLKDAS
- the clpP gene encoding ATP-dependent Clp endopeptidase proteolytic subunit ClpP, translating into MNNDFRNYAVHHLGMNGLALDEYTSQVSDSYISPTIIEERKLNVAQMDVFSRLMMDRIIFLGTQVDDYTANVIQAQLLYLDSADPGKDVSIYVNSPGGSVYAGLGIYDTMQYIQSDVSTICTGMAASMAAVLLVAGQKGKRFALKHSRVMIHQPMGGIQGQASDIEITSREILKLKKELYTIISEHSGQPYDKVYADSDRDYWMTSDEALKYGMIDKVLEKAK
- the tig gene encoding trigger factor; amino-acid sequence: MNVTLDKIDNVNATLTISFTEDDYQNDVKKELNEIGRTRPIKGFRLGHVPFGMLKKFYGDQVMANVIDKKLSKALTDYIVSNKIDILGEPMVSNDTKVDLKKDKEFSFKFDLGLAPEFELKLDKRVKIPYYNIEVSQDMLDKQNEAYRKRFGKQVPGEVSNEESVLRGSLAELNPDGTVKEDGIKVEKAVVSPRYFKDEEEKKKFVGKKVGEEVVYNPYKAVDGNVNELAATLNLDTKDAEVKSDFKFTITEILVDELAEMNQEFFDNVLGKDVAKDEKEYTEKVKEMIANQLKNDSNYRFTLDAERVLRKKVGELELPEAFLKRFLLAQNKDADEKKIEEEWPTAKKQLEWQLIKEKVARNYDVKVENEDKLRLARFYAAQQFAQYGMGNLPDDVIDKYAHQLLEKPEYSNDITNRAMEDKVFAAVKNAVGIDEKNVTAEEFNKLFEADKK
- a CDS encoding KUP/HAK/KT family potassium transporter is translated as MTSKIVSSGKTSHRLSVMGLLVTLGIVYGDIGTSPLYVMRAIVGATSAVTSDYIIGAVSCIIWTLTFQTTLKYVVLALRADNNGEGGILALYALVRKHGSAWLYLLAIIGASTLVADGVITPSITVLSAIEGLRTYEPSTPVIPIAIAILTVLFFIQQYGTSAIGKLFGPLMLLWFSMIGILGLTHVSDSWVILKAFNPWYAVHLLATSPEWFLILGAVFLCTTGAEALYSDLGHCGKHNIRVSWAFVKTMLICNYLGQGAWIIAHAGQFAPGTNPFYAIMPHAFLPVGITMATIAAIVASQALISGSFTIFSEAMNLHFWPRQHIKYPTDIKGQLYIPFINISLYVLCIIVILFFQTSSNMEAAYGLAITVTMLMTTLLLGCYLKQNKMPWSMVIPVIGFFVVLEGIFFVANLAKFMHGGWVTMLLAGTICLVMYVWFNVDKIRNTFVERRDIRKYYDVLSDIKSDSSISKFATNIVYMSRFCGKYDVEQKVLYSIINKHPMRADHYILLHTDYEDTPNERSYDFYELIPGTLYRINLHLGFRVQPYVNLYLRQVIEDQVGNGKFALESGYDSLRRHHVAGNFIFVFIKRVYAEFNVFTPKARFIMTIYNLVHHLKQSAPKAMGLSTSNVFVEIVPLVVRTRKIERVTQNPQACPTDK